A portion of the Nitrospira sp. genome contains these proteins:
- the nhaA gene encoding Na+/H+ antiporter NhaA gives MKHTRTKEHLSEKSDENRAGPEKPSLQRPAPIQHVVGPFQEFVHAESSGGILLLAATAVALIWANSPWANTYHEIWQTPISLVVGQHVLRETALEWINDGLMAMFFFVIGLEIKREILVGELASIRQAAFPLGAAVGGTIVPATLYLAFNAGAPGAPGWGIPMATDIAFALGVLGLLGARVPVSLKVFLAALAIGDDLMAVVVIAIFYTTTISWLSLGVGAFFLILLIGANVLGIRHVLVYCLLGIGGLWLAFLLSGVHATIAGVLAAMTIPARPKLSRGEFLARGLALLRRFEQVTVPDSSPLANQEQHEVAHRLETAVKNVATPLQRLEQALHPWVTVVVMPIFALANAGVTLDAGFAATLVNPVAFGVLIGLLIGKPAGVLLGAGAVILSGTARMPESVTWVHLIGVGFLAGIGFTMSLFITDLAFGQAEAATSAKIGILLGSASAGLIGWAVLRRVRLSH, from the coding sequence ATGAAACATACACGCACCAAGGAGCACCTCTCGGAGAAATCCGACGAGAACCGAGCAGGTCCGGAGAAACCGAGCCTCCAGCGGCCTGCCCCGATTCAGCACGTCGTCGGACCGTTCCAAGAATTTGTGCATGCGGAGTCCTCGGGAGGAATCCTCCTGTTGGCGGCCACCGCGGTGGCATTGATCTGGGCTAATTCTCCTTGGGCCAACACGTACCACGAAATCTGGCAAACCCCGATTAGTCTCGTCGTGGGACAGCATGTGCTGAGAGAAACAGCGTTGGAATGGATCAATGACGGCCTGATGGCGATGTTTTTTTTCGTGATCGGACTTGAGATCAAGAGGGAAATACTGGTGGGTGAATTGGCCTCCATTCGGCAGGCGGCGTTTCCGCTCGGGGCCGCCGTGGGGGGCACGATCGTGCCGGCCACCTTGTATTTGGCCTTCAACGCCGGTGCGCCGGGAGCGCCTGGATGGGGCATCCCCATGGCGACAGACATCGCATTTGCGTTAGGAGTTCTCGGGTTACTGGGCGCCCGTGTGCCGGTGTCACTCAAGGTGTTCTTGGCAGCCTTGGCTATCGGCGACGACCTGATGGCCGTCGTGGTCATCGCCATATTCTATACCACGACGATTTCTTGGCTCAGCCTCGGTGTCGGGGCTTTCTTTCTGATCCTTCTCATCGGCGCCAATGTTCTCGGGATCCGGCACGTGCTGGTCTATTGCCTCTTGGGTATCGGGGGGCTGTGGCTGGCCTTTCTCCTGTCGGGGGTACACGCCACGATCGCCGGCGTCTTAGCCGCGATGACCATCCCGGCTCGCCCGAAGCTCAGCCGAGGCGAATTCCTGGCGCGCGGTCTGGCGCTCTTGCGGCGCTTTGAACAAGTGACCGTCCCCGACAGTTCGCCTCTGGCGAATCAAGAGCAGCATGAAGTGGCGCATCGGTTGGAGACGGCAGTCAAAAATGTGGCGACGCCACTGCAGCGTCTGGAGCAGGCGCTGCATCCCTGGGTCACCGTCGTCGTGATGCCCATCTTTGCACTGGCCAATGCAGGCGTCACATTAGATGCCGGGTTTGCCGCGACGCTGGTCAATCCGGTCGCATTCGGTGTGCTCATCGGTTTGCTGATCGGCAAACCAGCCGGAGTGTTACTCGGAGCAGGGGCCGTGATCCTCTCGGGAACGGCAAGAATGCCGGAGAGCGTCACATGGGTGCATCTGATCGGCGTCGGATTTCTCGCCGGTATCGGGTTTACCATGTCGCTCTTCATTACCGATTTGGCATTCGGACAGGCTGAGGCGGCCACTTCAGCCAAGATCGGTATCTTGTTGGGATCGGCCTCGGCTGGCTTGATCGGGTGGGCTGTTCTTCGACGAGTTCGACTGTCTCATTGA
- a CDS encoding transporter, translating into MLLLHSRRGLADIPGTEGAVKVRILETVTVLLLMLPPLAAALDHDNLDPNRPIAIEDAYPVPHGEIGVEGGVLFNDRKQGNSRWVFQPQILIGAFANTQIELSSNLATDPATVVGDDRSGDLSLGVLYELNTETVNVPAFAVRAGVGFPTGVNSQGVDTELTGVMTRSFGRWRTHLNVGYTFLGSPQDNERSGWYRVVAAVSYPLGYPTSFRDTIIANVFTRQSNVAGQTNPTGIGMGLRHQVSSRVVLDMGLGSEFAGPPDRSVFFSTVGLSVGF; encoded by the coding sequence ATGCTCCTGCTCCACAGCCGGCGGGGCCTGGCGGACATTCCGGGCACTGAGGGAGCCGTGAAAGTCAGGATCCTCGAAACGGTGACGGTGCTCCTGCTGATGCTGCCGCCCTTGGCCGCCGCGCTGGATCACGACAATCTCGACCCCAATCGGCCGATTGCCATCGAGGATGCCTATCCGGTACCCCACGGCGAGATCGGGGTGGAAGGAGGCGTGTTGTTCAATGACCGCAAGCAAGGCAACAGCCGCTGGGTGTTCCAACCTCAGATCCTTATCGGGGCCTTTGCCAATACTCAAATCGAGCTCAGCAGCAACCTGGCGACGGATCCCGCCACGGTCGTCGGAGACGATAGATCCGGAGATCTTTCGCTCGGCGTTCTGTACGAGTTGAATACGGAGACCGTCAACGTCCCCGCCTTTGCCGTACGCGCGGGAGTGGGATTTCCGACCGGCGTCAATTCGCAGGGCGTGGACACGGAACTGACCGGTGTCATGACCCGCTCGTTCGGTCGCTGGCGAACGCATCTCAACGTGGGGTACACGTTTCTCGGATCTCCTCAGGACAACGAACGCTCCGGGTGGTATCGCGTGGTCGCGGCGGTCAGTTACCCCTTGGGATATCCGACGAGTTTCCGGGACACCATCATTGCCAACGTCTTTACTCGCCAGTCCAACGTGGCCGGTCAGACCAATCCGACCGGGATTGGAATGGGTCTTCGGCACCAGGTCAGTTCCCGGGTCGTCCTCGACATGGGGTTGGGATCGGAGTTTGCGGGGCCACCGGATCGGTCGGTGTTCTTCAGCACGGTTGGGCTCTCGGTGGGGTTCTGA
- a CDS encoding DUF4396 domain-containing protein — MRHIAADVVLPRIEEPGSCCATSQSRQDRRKHPVPQAHHEHHGSHGATHKDVSLNRTAFMATVHCLTGCTIGEILGMVVGTALGWSNWPTVALAVVLAFAFGYAMTLRPLRKSGLAWSSALGLAFASDTLSMTTMEVVDNAIMLVIPGAMDAGLGTGLFWGSLTVSLIVAGIAAFPVNRWLIAKGKGHALVHAHHGC, encoded by the coding sequence ATGAGGCACATCGCCGCTGACGTCGTCCTACCGCGCATAGAGGAACCGGGATCTTGCTGCGCCACGTCTCAATCCCGGCAGGATCGTCGGAAGCATCCGGTTCCGCAGGCGCATCACGAGCACCATGGCTCCCACGGAGCGACGCACAAGGACGTGTCCCTGAACCGGACGGCCTTCATGGCCACCGTCCATTGCCTGACAGGATGCACCATCGGAGAAATTCTCGGGATGGTGGTGGGGACTGCCCTTGGCTGGAGTAACTGGCCGACGGTGGCGTTGGCGGTGGTCTTGGCCTTTGCGTTTGGGTATGCCATGACGCTCCGGCCGCTTCGAAAGTCCGGACTGGCGTGGAGTAGCGCTCTTGGGCTGGCCTTCGCGTCCGATACCTTGTCGATGACGACGATGGAGGTGGTAGACAATGCCATCATGCTGGTGATCCCCGGTGCCATGGATGCCGGCCTCGGGACGGGGTTGTTCTGGGGCAGTCTGACGGTTTCGCTGATCGTGGCCGGTATCGCCGCATTCCCTGTGAACCGCTGGTTGATTGCGAAGGGCAAAGGGCATGCCCTGGTGCATGCGCATCACGGGTGCTGA